One Oharaeibacter diazotrophicus DNA segment encodes these proteins:
- a CDS encoding ABC transporter permease → MDWLTRFPTMPTEDLTAVKKAIDETFRMFTRAFGPSLEAFFKPLQWFLIWAEKLLTGSPWPIVLAVIALLVWVASRNGRIVAGSVVGLLVIGWLGMWDDTMKTISMIFVATLLSVALGIPLGILMSRSNRARSIINPVLDVMQTMPSFVYLIPVVMLLGIGRVPGLIAVVIYAIPPMIRLTDLGIRLVDREVLEAADAFGSSKAQKLFNVQIPLALPTIMAGINQTIMMALAMVVVAAMIGVQGLGQPVLKSIANQYFALGIFNGLAIVAIAIVFDRTTQAFGRRLQKHREVVHGN, encoded by the coding sequence ATGGACTGGCTGACCCGCTTCCCCACCATGCCGACAGAAGATCTCACCGCCGTGAAGAAGGCGATCGACGAGACCTTCCGCATGTTCACCCGCGCCTTCGGACCCTCGCTCGAGGCGTTCTTCAAGCCGCTGCAGTGGTTCCTGATCTGGGCCGAGAAGCTCCTGACCGGTTCGCCCTGGCCGATCGTGCTGGCCGTGATCGCCCTGCTGGTCTGGGTCGCGAGCCGCAACGGCCGCATCGTCGCCGGCTCCGTCGTCGGGCTGCTCGTGATCGGCTGGCTCGGCATGTGGGACGACACGATGAAGACCATCTCGATGATCTTCGTCGCCACGCTGCTGTCGGTGGCGCTCGGCATTCCGCTCGGCATCCTGATGTCGCGCTCCAACCGCGCGCGCTCGATCATCAACCCGGTGCTCGACGTGATGCAGACCATGCCGAGCTTCGTCTACCTGATCCCCGTGGTGATGCTGCTCGGCATCGGCCGCGTGCCCGGGCTGATCGCCGTGGTGATCTACGCTATCCCGCCGATGATCCGCCTGACCGACCTCGGCATCCGCCTCGTCGACCGCGAGGTGCTGGAGGCCGCCGACGCCTTCGGGTCGTCGAAGGCGCAGAAGCTCTTCAACGTGCAGATCCCGCTGGCGCTGCCGACCATCATGGCCGGCATCAACCAGACCATCATGATGGCGCTGGCCATGGTGGTGGTGGCCGCGATGATCGGCGTCCAGGGCCTCGGCCAGCCGGTCCTGAAGTCGATCGCCAACCAGTATTTCGCGCTCGGCATCTTCAACGGCCTCGCCATCGTGGCGATCGCCATCGTGTTCGACCGGAC
- a CDS encoding ABC transporter substrate-binding protein, whose product MNKLLATAVIAAGCGLCQVGTAAAADCGHVTIANMNWQSAEVLAWIDKIVLSSGYGCDAELVAGDTQPTLTSMIEKGEPDVAPEAWVNAMRDLLDKAVAEGKLAYAGESLSDGGVEGWWIPKYLAEAHPDIKSIPDALKHPELFPDPEDNSKAAVYNCPQGWNCQVTTANFYKAYGAQAAGFNLIDTGSAAGLDGSIAKAYEAKQGWLGYYWAPTAILGRYEMVKLDMAATHDKAEWDRCSSVPDCADPKPNAWAKSEVFTVVTSRFKDAGGPAYEYLTKRSWKNETVNKLLAWMSDNQADGEAGAKYFLKNNPDVWTPWVSPEAAEKVKAAVAG is encoded by the coding sequence ATGAATAAGCTTCTCGCCACCGCGGTGATCGCCGCGGGTTGCGGACTGTGCCAGGTCGGCACCGCCGCCGCGGCCGACTGCGGCCATGTCACCATCGCCAACATGAACTGGCAGAGCGCCGAGGTGCTCGCCTGGATCGACAAGATCGTGCTGTCGTCGGGCTACGGCTGCGACGCCGAACTCGTCGCCGGCGACACCCAGCCGACGCTGACCTCGATGATCGAGAAGGGCGAGCCGGACGTCGCCCCCGAGGCCTGGGTCAACGCCATGCGCGACCTGCTCGACAAGGCGGTCGCCGAGGGCAAGCTCGCCTATGCCGGCGAGTCGCTGTCGGACGGCGGCGTCGAGGGCTGGTGGATCCCGAAGTATCTCGCCGAGGCCCACCCGGACATCAAGTCGATCCCGGACGCGCTGAAGCACCCCGAGCTGTTCCCGGACCCGGAGGACAACTCCAAGGCCGCGGTCTACAACTGCCCGCAGGGCTGGAACTGCCAGGTCACCACGGCCAACTTTTACAAGGCCTACGGCGCCCAGGCGGCCGGCTTCAACCTGATCGACACCGGCTCGGCCGCCGGTCTCGACGGCTCGATCGCCAAGGCCTACGAGGCCAAGCAGGGCTGGCTCGGCTACTACTGGGCGCCGACCGCCATCCTCGGCCGCTACGAGATGGTCAAGCTCGACATGGCCGCCACCCACGACAAGGCCGAGTGGGACCGCTGCTCGTCGGTGCCGGACTGCGCCGATCCGAAGCCGAACGCCTGGGCGAAGTCCGAGGTGTTCACGGTGGTGACCTCGCGCTTCAAGGACGCCGGCGGCCCGGCCTACGAGTACCTGACCAAGCGCTCGTGGAAGAACGAGACCGTCAACAAGCTGCTCGCCTGGATGAGCGACAACCAGGCCGACGGCGAGGCGGGCGCCAAGTACTTCCTGAAGAACAACCCCGACGTCTGGACGCCGTGGGTCTCCCCCGAGGCGGCCGAGAAGGTCAAGGCGGCGGTCGCCGGCTGA
- a CDS encoding LysR substrate-binding domain-containing protein, producing MAVDTAYSRKWIPLNALRAFEAVGRHLSFTGGAQAIGVTQSAVSRHVATLEDLIGQKLLIRRAHTVALTRAGEMLLPAIGKSFDRLEQVLDEIRVRTPDAGRTLRVHFPPSFLQQLAMPLLGEFRARFPDVSLDVVSTLAPGLPAGDVDVAVVYDLPRVSDAIRDLLWLVRVTPVCSPAIAAGIARDGLDLAGFLARHELLHVRVEGRPRGHLWNDFARRHGLAAPDGRGTTFDTLVLAVQYAIAGGGVALADVDMFAGEIAAGRLVAPFAEACDDGFGYYLSLAAEDLDDPVVADFRSWIIARFAGRGRAAAGGGAGPAVRLVAGER from the coding sequence ATGGCCGTGGACACCGCCTACTCGAGGAAGTGGATCCCGCTGAATGCCCTGCGCGCCTTCGAGGCCGTCGGCCGTCATCTGAGTTTCACGGGCGGCGCGCAAGCCATCGGCGTGACACAGAGCGCGGTGAGCCGCCACGTGGCGACCCTCGAGGACCTGATCGGCCAGAAGCTCCTGATCCGCCGCGCCCACACGGTGGCGCTGACCCGGGCCGGCGAGATGCTGCTGCCGGCGATCGGCAAGTCGTTCGACCGGCTCGAGCAGGTGCTCGACGAGATCCGCGTCCGCACGCCCGACGCCGGTCGCACGCTGCGCGTCCACTTCCCGCCGTCCTTCCTGCAGCAACTGGCGATGCCGCTGCTCGGCGAGTTCCGCGCCCGCTTCCCCGACGTCTCGCTCGACGTCGTCTCGACGCTGGCGCCCGGCCTGCCGGCCGGCGACGTCGACGTCGCCGTGGTGTACGATCTGCCGCGCGTCTCCGACGCGATCCGCGACCTCCTGTGGCTGGTGCGCGTGACGCCGGTGTGCTCGCCGGCGATCGCGGCCGGAATCGCCCGCGACGGGCTCGACCTCGCCGGCTTCCTCGCCCGGCACGAACTCCTGCACGTGCGCGTCGAGGGCCGGCCGCGCGGTCACCTCTGGAACGACTTCGCCCGCCGTCACGGCCTCGCGGCCCCGGACGGGCGCGGCACCACCTTCGACACTCTGGTGCTGGCGGTTCAGTACGCCATCGCCGGCGGCGGCGTCGCGCTCGCCGACGTCGACATGTTCGCCGGCGAGATCGCCGCCGGCCGCCTCGTCGCGCCCTTCGCGGAGGCGTGCGACGACGGCTTCGGCTACTATCTCTCGCTGGCCGCCGAGGATCTCGACGATCCCGTGGTGGCCGACTTCCGCAGCTGGATCATCGCCCGCTTCGCCGGGCGCGGCCGGGCCGCCGCGGGCGGCGGCGCCGGGCCGGCGGTGCGGCTGGTGGCGGGCGAGCGCTGA
- a CDS encoding aromatic ring-hydroxylating oxygenase subunit alpha, whose product MLDSARILALLDSRRPGHALPQALYNDPAVHRFDIDVIFGRSWLMIGFEVELPKPGSYIALTVGRSPIIVIRDRGGDIRGFHNVCRHRGAQLCSDGAGRSARLVCPYHQWTYDLDGKLLHADRMAEDFDPAAHGLTPIRVELLAGCIYVCLSDDGPDFAPFRAVAEPQLLKHNFRDAKVAFSSVLVEKANWKLVMENARECYHCAACHPELGIAFPTGMSKHFDFTGDEHAANFDRRMADVGLDTTPREGDWWQVARFPLNPGIESMSMDGKPCVDRRMIDVNAREIGSLRWAIEPHNFSHALPEYAFMFSAFPTGPEETIVLSKWLVHKDAVEGVDYTLEGLTETWTRTNLQDRDLAENNQRGVNGLGYRPGPYSDDAEALVIRFVDWYGATARRHLEAA is encoded by the coding sequence ATGCTCGACAGCGCCAGGATCCTCGCCCTCCTCGATTCCCGCCGGCCGGGCCACGCCCTGCCGCAGGCGCTCTACAACGATCCGGCCGTCCACCGCTTCGACATCGACGTGATCTTCGGCCGGTCCTGGCTGATGATCGGGTTCGAAGTCGAACTACCCAAGCCTGGATCCTACATCGCCCTCACCGTCGGGCGCTCGCCCATTATCGTCATCCGCGACCGCGGAGGCGACATTCGCGGCTTCCACAACGTGTGCCGCCACCGCGGCGCGCAACTCTGCAGCGACGGCGCCGGCCGTTCGGCCCGGCTCGTCTGCCCCTACCACCAGTGGACCTACGACCTCGACGGCAAGCTCCTGCACGCCGACCGCATGGCCGAGGACTTCGACCCCGCCGCCCACGGCCTGACGCCGATCCGCGTCGAGCTGCTCGCCGGCTGCATCTACGTCTGCCTGTCCGACGACGGGCCGGACTTCGCGCCCTTCCGTGCCGTCGCGGAGCCGCAGCTCCTGAAGCACAACTTCAGGGACGCCAAGGTCGCCTTCTCCTCGGTCCTGGTCGAGAAGGCGAACTGGAAGCTGGTGATGGAGAACGCGCGCGAGTGCTACCACTGCGCCGCCTGCCACCCGGAGCTCGGAATCGCCTTCCCGACCGGCATGTCGAAGCACTTCGACTTCACCGGCGACGAGCACGCCGCCAACTTCGACCGCCGCATGGCCGACGTCGGCCTCGACACGACGCCGCGCGAGGGCGACTGGTGGCAGGTCGCGCGCTTCCCGCTCAACCCGGGCATCGAGTCGATGTCGATGGACGGCAAGCCCTGCGTCGACCGCCGCATGATCGACGTCAACGCCCGCGAGATCGGCTCGCTGCGCTGGGCGATCGAGCCGCACAATTTCAGCCACGCCCTGCCCGAATACGCCTTCATGTTCTCCGCCTTCCCGACCGGGCCGGAGGAGACGATCGTGCTGTCGAAGTGGCTGGTCCACAAGGACGCGGTCGAGGGCGTCGACTACACCCTCGAGGGCCTGACCGAGACCTGGACGCGCACGAACCTCCAGGACCGCGACCTCGCCGAGAACAACCAGCGCGGCGTCAACGGTCTCGGCTACCGCCCCGGCCCCTATTCGGACGACGCCGAGGCGCTGGTGATCCGCTTCGTCGACTGGTACGGCGCCACCGCCCGTCGGCACCTCGAAGCCGCCTGA
- a CDS encoding flavin reductase family protein, which translates to MAIPDPARTRPWSGADDPLVLAAVRDEAPGVKSFRFVAASGAPFRFAAGQHLVLDLPLPGGTVRRSFTIASPPTRPAYVELTVKAQGAGGATAWMHEALRPGARLVARGPGGGFHLAERLDRPLVLATAGSGATPAMAIARTLSDRRESVPVHYLHLARRSADLLFRAEVETIAASLPAFRADFRISTADPACGLPAGRPDTAALARAIPTLAAAEVYACGPAGFMAAMRAAHAIAGGAPERFHTESFGGAEEALAPATAAPTAGFAVRVLPSGRELVAAPDEPLLAALHRAGVALPSSCRSGLCGTCRIMKRAGEVEMNQNGGLFDDEVEDGLILACCSRARSPLTLEIAK; encoded by the coding sequence ATGGCGATCCCCGATCCCGCGCGCACCCGACCCTGGTCGGGTGCGGACGATCCGCTCGTGCTCGCGGCCGTGCGCGACGAGGCGCCGGGCGTGAAGAGCTTCCGCTTCGTCGCCGCCTCGGGCGCGCCGTTCCGCTTCGCCGCCGGCCAGCATCTGGTGCTCGACCTGCCGCTGCCGGGCGGCACGGTGCGGCGTTCCTTCACCATCGCCAGCCCTCCGACCCGGCCTGCCTACGTCGAGCTGACCGTGAAGGCGCAGGGCGCCGGCGGCGCCACCGCTTGGATGCACGAGGCGCTGCGGCCCGGCGCGCGCCTCGTCGCCCGCGGCCCCGGCGGCGGCTTCCACTTGGCCGAGCGGCTCGACCGGCCGCTGGTGCTCGCCACGGCCGGCAGCGGCGCGACGCCGGCGATGGCGATCGCCCGCACCCTCAGCGACCGCCGTGAGTCGGTCCCGGTCCACTACCTCCACCTCGCCCGCCGCAGCGCCGACCTCCTGTTCCGCGCCGAGGTCGAGACCATCGCCGCCTCGCTGCCCGCCTTCAGGGCCGACTTCAGGATCTCCACCGCCGACCCCGCCTGCGGCCTTCCCGCCGGCCGGCCCGACACCGCCGCGCTCGCCCGTGCGATCCCCACGCTCGCCGCTGCCGAGGTCTACGCCTGCGGCCCCGCCGGCTTCATGGCCGCGATGCGCGCCGCCCACGCCATCGCCGGCGGCGCGCCGGAGCGCTTCCACACCGAATCCTTCGGCGGCGCCGAGGAGGCGCTCGCGCCCGCCACCGCCGCACCGACCGCCGGCTTCGCCGTCCGGGTGCTGCCGTCGGGGCGCGAGTTGGTGGCGGCGCCGGACGAGCCGCTGCTGGCCGCGCTCCACCGCGCCGGCGTCGCGCTGCCGAGTTCCTGCCGCAGCGGCCTCTGCGGCACCTGCCGGATCATGAAGCGCGCCGGCGAGGTCGAGATGAACCAGAACGGCGGTCTGTTCGACGACGAGGTCGAGGACGGCCTGATCCTCGCCTGCTGCTCGCGCGCCCGCTCCCCCCTCACCCTCGAGATCGCGAAATGA
- a CDS encoding cystathionine gamma-synthase family protein codes for MSADLPNDRAPSAETLAISAGYDPASARGAAKPPVYLTSTFVYPSAAAAKDLHVAFFDGVDAGAAPGFIYARLGHPNLDMIEARVAALDGAEDAACFASGMAAITTTLLALLAPGDGILHTRPLYGGTDALIYGELARLGFPAFGILDAVDPAEVDRAVDAALAAGPVGVIWVESPANPTATIADLALIAAAADRIAARQGRRPPIVVDNTFLGPLASNPLRHGADLVMTSLTKYAAGHSDLLAGGISGSAALVRRLKQARTLFGTPLDAHSCWLLLRSLETLALRTARAFANARAIAEYLRGHPKVRSVTWLGFLAEGTPARAAFERQYRGTGSTFSFKIAGGEAEAFRMLDRLKVMRMAVSLGGTETLICHSASTTHYAVPKARREAVGVDDSTLRISVGIEDPADLLADLEQALEAI; via the coding sequence ATGAGCGCCGACCTACCGAACGACCGCGCGCCGAGCGCCGAGACGCTGGCGATCTCCGCCGGCTACGACCCGGCGTCCGCCCGCGGCGCCGCCAAGCCGCCGGTCTACCTGACGTCCACCTTCGTCTATCCCTCCGCGGCCGCCGCCAAGGACCTGCACGTCGCCTTCTTCGACGGCGTCGATGCCGGCGCCGCGCCGGGCTTCATCTACGCCCGCCTCGGCCACCCCAACCTCGACATGATCGAGGCCCGCGTCGCCGCGCTCGACGGCGCCGAGGACGCCGCCTGCTTCGCCTCCGGCATGGCCGCGATCACCACCACGCTGCTCGCCCTGCTCGCCCCCGGCGACGGCATCCTGCACACCCGCCCGCTCTACGGCGGCACCGACGCGCTGATCTACGGCGAACTCGCCCGGCTCGGCTTTCCCGCCTTCGGCATCCTCGACGCGGTCGATCCCGCCGAGGTCGACCGCGCGGTCGACGCCGCGCTCGCCGCCGGCCCGGTCGGCGTGATCTGGGTCGAGAGCCCCGCCAACCCGACCGCCACCATCGCCGACCTCGCCCTGATCGCCGCCGCGGCCGACCGCATCGCCGCACGGCAGGGCAGGCGTCCGCCGATCGTCGTCGACAACACCTTCCTCGGCCCCCTCGCCTCCAACCCGCTGCGCCACGGCGCCGATCTGGTGATGACCTCGCTGACCAAGTACGCCGCCGGCCACAGCGACCTGCTCGCCGGCGGCATCTCCGGCTCGGCGGCGCTGGTGCGGCGGCTGAAGCAGGCGCGCACGCTGTTCGGCACGCCGCTCGACGCCCATTCCTGCTGGCTGCTGCTGCGCTCGCTGGAGACGCTGGCACTGCGCACCGCGCGCGCCTTCGCCAACGCCCGCGCCATCGCCGAGTACCTGCGCGGCCATCCGAAAGTGCGCTCGGTCACCTGGCTCGGCTTCCTCGCCGAGGGCACGCCCGCCCGCGCCGCCTTCGAGCGCCAGTACCGCGGCACCGGCTCGACCTTCTCGTTCAAGATCGCCGGCGGCGAGGCCGAAGCCTTCCGCATGCTCGACCGGCTCAAGGTGATGCGGATGGCGGTCAGCCTCGGCGGCACCGAGACGCTGATCTGCCACTCCGCATCCACCACCCATTATGCGGTTCCGAAGGCGCGGCGCGAGGCGGTCGGCGTCGACGATTCCACCCTGCGCATCTCCGTCGGCATCGAGGATCCCGCCGACCTCCTCGCCGACCTCGAACAGGCCCTGGAGGCGATCTGA
- a CDS encoding NAD(P)/FAD-dependent oxidoreductase, which translates to MDAPLPFVDPKAQAGKFAAPAETFDVLVVGGGPAGTAAAVEAAGHGASVLLIDEHPVGAGLVGLDVPFLFGGRATAAVVTPERLVEQVVATSPGLEAAFEAGVDVRLGVSCFGLYVEGPGSLSLPGRIAALSDGERSWTVGFRTAVVATGARDLVIFFPGSELPGVVGAVGLHTLLARYDAFDGRRVVVLGSDALAVEAVLACRARGVAVAAVVEVALAVAAPADLAAALADTGVPVLTSHVVVRAEGDPTGIRAAVVAPVGGGEATRIACDTICLALGRVPVVDLLDAAGAALAYRDDAGGFVPTTADGLETTLPCVFVAGDCAGLGRRSSDGTADAAGRAAARAALARLGRDVPAAELPVVDAAPTEAYRLAWMDAMTAAGGPDVEICRCEEVTRAELLGVRPPRYLGADAAPCPPLERLAEDGTPSPDQLKRLTRAGMGVCQGRRCREQVAMATALATGTPLARLPLAGYRAPVRPLPLAAIADRDETPAMTADWDVWFGIPTQWVPYDDIGTEREDAFLGRNMHL; encoded by the coding sequence ATGGACGCGCCGCTCCCCTTCGTCGACCCCAAGGCGCAGGCCGGCAAGTTCGCCGCGCCGGCCGAGACCTTCGACGTGCTGGTGGTCGGCGGGGGGCCAGCGGGCACCGCCGCCGCCGTCGAGGCCGCCGGCCACGGCGCCTCGGTGCTGCTGATCGACGAGCACCCGGTCGGCGCGGGCCTCGTCGGCCTCGACGTGCCCTTCCTGTTCGGCGGCCGCGCCACCGCCGCCGTCGTCACGCCGGAGCGGCTGGTCGAGCAGGTGGTCGCCACGTCGCCCGGCCTGGAGGCCGCCTTCGAGGCCGGCGTCGACGTCCGCCTCGGCGTCTCCTGCTTCGGGCTCTACGTCGAGGGACCGGGGTCGCTGAGCCTGCCCGGTCGCATCGCCGCGCTCTCCGACGGCGAACGGTCGTGGACCGTCGGCTTCCGCACCGCGGTCGTCGCCACCGGCGCCCGCGACCTCGTGATCTTTTTCCCCGGGTCCGAACTCCCGGGCGTCGTCGGCGCCGTCGGCCTCCACACCCTGCTCGCCCGCTACGACGCCTTCGACGGCCGCCGCGTGGTCGTGCTCGGCTCGGACGCGCTCGCGGTCGAGGCCGTGCTCGCCTGCCGCGCCCGCGGCGTCGCGGTCGCCGCCGTCGTCGAGGTGGCGCTGGCGGTCGCGGCGCCGGCCGATCTCGCCGCCGCGCTGGCGGACACCGGCGTGCCGGTGCTGACCTCCCACGTCGTCGTCCGCGCCGAGGGCGACCCGACCGGCATCCGCGCCGCGGTCGTCGCCCCGGTCGGCGGCGGCGAGGCGACGCGGATCGCCTGCGACACGATCTGCCTCGCCCTCGGCCGCGTTCCGGTGGTCGACCTCCTCGACGCCGCCGGTGCCGCCCTCGCCTATCGCGACGACGCCGGCGGCTTCGTGCCGACGACGGCCGACGGGCTCGAGACCACGCTGCCGTGCGTCTTCGTCGCCGGCGACTGCGCCGGTCTCGGTCGTCGGTCGTCCGACGGCACCGCGGACGCCGCCGGCCGGGCCGCCGCCCGCGCCGCCCTCGCCCGCCTCGGCCGCGACGTCCCCGCGGCGGAACTGCCCGTCGTCGACGCCGCTCCGACCGAGGCCTACCGGCTCGCGTGGATGGATGCCATGACCGCGGCCGGTGGCCCGGACGTCGAGATCTGCCGCTGCGAGGAGGTGACGCGGGCCGAGTTGCTCGGCGTCCGCCCGCCGCGCTATCTCGGCGCCGACGCCGCGCCCTGTCCGCCGCTGGAGCGCCTCGCCGAAGACGGCACGCCCTCGCCCGACCAGCTGAAGCGCCTGACCCGTGCCGGAATGGGCGTCTGCCAGGGCCGGCGCTGCCGCGAACAGGTCGCGATGGCGACGGCGCTCGCCACCGGCACGCCGCTCGCCCGCCTGCCGCTCGCCGGCTACCGCGCGCCCGTACGGCCGCTGCCGCTCGCCGCGATCGCCGACCGGGACGAGACGCCGGCCATGACCGCCGACTGGGACGTCTGGTTCGGCATCCCGACCCAATGGGTGCCCTACGACGACATCGGCACCGAGCGCGAGGACGCGTTCCTCGGCCGCAACATGCACCTTTGA
- a CDS encoding NAD(P)/FAD-dependent oxidoreductase: MTGEAIRGAAVVVVGAGASGLSAAWWLARSGVDVLVLDKGIVGWEASGRNGGGCTHYQSPLFHEEQRLWPTMDDLLGYPTEYRRERIIIATTEEHLALYRSMGERLGALGYPWEPIDARQARERVPLAGDTVLGGVHFKVGGHANPQRTVQAYAWATRDLGGRVVQHAPVTAIRRGAGGRVVGVETPRGLVGCDHLVIAAGPQTGRLAAMVGADLPLAMARAEMVVTEPLPLMPIGGVDGNGLYGRQTLRGNLAYGGGPHEWLDLPAAGAPLARPTTPLTRNLARRIAELLPKAAHARVIRSWAGLIENTPDGRPVIERLAEPDNVTLCTMSAVGFGLSPATGRAIRDLVVDGTCSFADISKFRLARFAGLDPDWRRANGWVEARAA; the protein is encoded by the coding sequence ATGACGGGAGAGGCGATCCGCGGGGCCGCGGTGGTGGTCGTCGGTGCCGGCGCCAGCGGCCTGTCGGCGGCGTGGTGGCTGGCGCGGTCCGGCGTCGACGTGCTGGTGCTCGACAAGGGCATCGTCGGCTGGGAGGCCTCCGGCCGCAACGGCGGCGGCTGCACCCACTACCAGTCGCCGCTGTTCCACGAGGAGCAGCGGCTGTGGCCGACGATGGACGACCTGCTCGGCTATCCCACCGAGTATCGCCGCGAGCGCATCATCATCGCCACCACCGAGGAGCATCTGGCGCTCTATCGTTCGATGGGCGAGCGGCTCGGCGCGCTCGGCTACCCGTGGGAGCCGATCGACGCGCGGCAGGCGCGCGAGCGGGTGCCGCTCGCCGGCGACACCGTGCTCGGCGGCGTCCACTTCAAGGTCGGCGGCCACGCCAACCCGCAGCGCACCGTCCAGGCCTACGCCTGGGCGACCCGCGACCTCGGCGGCCGTGTAGTCCAGCACGCGCCGGTCACCGCGATCCGCCGCGGCGCAGGCGGTCGGGTCGTCGGGGTCGAGACCCCTCGGGGCCTCGTCGGCTGCGACCACCTCGTGATCGCGGCGGGGCCGCAGACCGGCCGGCTGGCCGCCATGGTCGGCGCCGACCTGCCGCTGGCGATGGCGCGGGCGGAGATGGTGGTGACGGAGCCGCTGCCGCTGATGCCGATCGGCGGCGTCGACGGCAACGGCCTCTACGGCCGCCAGACGCTGCGCGGCAACCTCGCCTACGGCGGCGGCCCGCACGAATGGCTCGATCTGCCGGCGGCGGGCGCGCCGCTCGCCCGACCGACCACGCCACTCACCCGCAACCTCGCCCGCCGCATCGCCGAACTGCTGCCGAAGGCGGCGCACGCCCGCGTCATCCGCTCCTGGGCCGGCCTGATCGAGAACACGCCGGACGGCCGCCCGGTGATCGAGCGGCTCGCCGAGCCCGACAACGTCACGCTGTGCACCATGTCGGCTGTCGGCTTCGGCCTGTCGCCTGCGACCGGCCGGGCGATCCGCGACCTCGTGGTCGACGGCACCTGCTCCTTCGCCGACATCTCCAAGTTCCGCCTCGCCCGCTTCGCCGGCCTCGACCCCGACTGGCGCCGCGCCAACGGCTGGGTCGAGGCCCGGGCGGCGTGA
- the sugE gene encoding quaternary ammonium compound efflux SMR transporter SugE, whose product MGWLILLAAGALEVVWTLALKYADGFTKLVPSLVTVAAMAASTLLLGWSLRYLPLGTAYAVWGAIGAVGTAILGILLFGEGTSLLRLGSIALIVAGSIGLKIAE is encoded by the coding sequence ATGGGTTGGTTGATTCTGCTGGCGGCCGGGGCGTTGGAAGTGGTCTGGACGCTGGCGCTGAAATACGCGGACGGCTTTACTAAGCTGGTGCCGTCGCTGGTCACCGTGGCGGCGATGGCGGCGAGCACTCTGCTGCTCGGCTGGTCGCTGCGCTACCTGCCGCTCGGCACCGCCTACGCCGTCTGGGGCGCCATCGGCGCGGTCGGCACCGCCATCCTCGGCATCCTGCTGTTCGGCGAGGGCACCTCGCTGCTCCGCCTCGGCTCGATCGCCCTCATCGTCGCCGGCAGCATCGGACTGAAGATCGCCGAGTGA